The following coding sequences are from one Hydra vulgaris chromosome 04, alternate assembly HydraT2T_AEP window:
- the LOC105847737 gene encoding tyramine receptor Ser-2 produces the protein MATIDNSEIHDSKVIIAIKSLYLFICIFLGICGNSIVIIAIIKNKKLQTITNYFVLNLATTDLLFAVFEIPTIISTTISKKWLLGGFVCDGVGFLNSLFCTTSIWTLVMISINRFFNVAKATQIKKLYTKKRTIFIIIGVWMFSAIISFPPLVGWSEFKSGSNFCTINGKKSLSYSIFIALIAYILPSLFLSTLYLRIFFMLYKHEKTKMRGKINTAEFSEPIDAALLSFDNESASSVRNQTVNRKITSYDKKVLNYYCKYKKDVTISNNIENVCIIRNTANPEILNARENNNKRAIKKYFKEVRVTKMLMILVLCFFFCWTPVFVGSMLYSFNLDLKGFQVATFGIMFACLNCVLNPLIYSIMNRSFQKCVIQMWKTIILR, from the coding sequence ATGGCGACCATTGACAATAGTGAAATACACGATTCTAAAGTTATTATTGCAATTAAGtcattatatttgtttatttgcatTTTCTTGGGTATATGTGGAAATTCAATCGTAAtcattgcaataataaaaaataaaaagttgcagACAATAACcaattactttgttttaaatcttGCAACAACTGATCTTTTGTTTGCTGTGTTTGAAATACCGACTATTATATCTACcacaatttcaaaaaagtggCTGCTCGGTGGATTTGTTTGTGATGGAGTTGGTTTCTTGAACTCTCTATTTTGTACCACGTCAATATGGACTCTTGTTATGATTagtataaatagattttttaatgtaGCTAAAGCTACCcaaattaaaaagctttatacaaagaaaagaacaatttttattatcattggcGTTTGGATGTTTTCCGCCATAATTTCATTTCCACCTTTGGTTGGTTGGAGCGAATTCAAATCGGGTTCAAATTTCTGTACAATCAATggtaaaaaatctttatcatattcaatttttattgctttgatCGCCTACATTTTACCTTCCTTATTTTTATCTACTTTATATTTAcgcatattttttatgttatataaacatgaaaaaaccAAAATGAGGGGGAAAATTAACACTGCTGAATTTTCTGAGCCAATCGATGCAGCATTATTGTCATTTGATAATGAATCTGCTTCATCAGTTCGCAATCAAACTGTGAACAGAAAAATTACCTCATATGACAAAAAAGTGCTGAACTATTATTGCAAATACAAGAAAGATGTTACTATAAgcaataatattgaaaatgtttgcaTAATAAGAAATACAGCAAACCCAGAAATCTTAAATGCaagagaaaataataataaaagggctattaaaaaatattttaaagaagttcgtgttacaaaaatgttaatgaTTCTTGTactatgtttctttttttgctggACCCCTGTTTTTGTCGGATCAATGCTTTATTCGTTTAATTTAGACCTAAAAGGTTTTCAAGTTGCAACTTTTGGAATTATGTTTGCTTGTCTAAACTGTGTATTAAACCCTTTAATTTATTCTATTATGAATCGCAGCTTTCAAAAGTGTGTCATACAAATGtggaaaactattattttaCGTTAG